Sequence from the Maribacter aquivivus genome:
TAAAATGGTCGGTAAAATAGATCTTAATCCTAAGAAAAAAGTTAAGGAAGAACCTGTTAAGGCGACTCCGAAAGCTGAGGAAAAGGTTGCTCCCAAAGTAGAAGAAAAAGCTGCGCCTAAGGTTGAGGTTAAGGAAACTAGAAAGGTAGTCTTACAGGGTCCTAAGATAGTTTCTCAACCGATAAAGAAGCCAGAGGTAAAGAAAGAAGAACCTAAAGTTGAAGCTCCAAAAGCGGCTGCGCCTAAAGTTGAGGAAACTAAGAAGCCAGAAGTTAAAAAGGAAGTTGCTAAAGTAGAGCCTGTAGCTGAAGTTGCTCCAGAGCCTGAAGCTCCAAAGACTATTGAGACTCAATATCAGAAACTATCAGGTCCAAAAATTGCAGGAGAGAAAATCGATCTTAGCAAATTTGAGAAACCTAAGAAAAAGAAGGAAGATAAAAAACCTGCTGCTGGTGCTGTTGATCGTAAAAAGAGACGTAGAAGAATTGTTACAAAAAATCCTTCTGGTCCTGGTCAAAGTAGAAATACTGGTAACACTGGTGATAGAAATAAAGGTAGAGGAAGATTTGCACCTGTTGCAAAGGTAGAGCCTACTGAAGAAGACGTTCAAAAACAAGTACGTGAAACCCTAGAAAAACTTCAAGGTAAATCTAAGAAGGGTAAAGGGGCTAAGTACAGAAGAAGTAAAAGAGATCAGCATCGTGAGCAGACTGAGAAAGATCTAGAACAACAGGAATTAGAGAACAAAGTACTTAAGGTTACTGAGTTCGTTACTGCAACTGAGGTTGCGACTATGATGGGTGTTTCTACGACCGAAATTATATCTGCTTGTATGTCATTAGGATTAATGGTAACGATGAATCAGCGTTTAGATGCTGAAACATTATCTATTGTAGCTGACGAGTTTGGTTATGAAGTTGATTTCGTTACTGCTGATATTGAAGAAAGTATAGTTGAAGAAGTTGATGCTCCTGAAGATTTAAAATCAAGAGCGCCTATTGTTACTGTAATGGGTCACGTGGATCATGGTAAAACATCTTTGTTGGATTATATCCGTAAAGAAAATGTTATTGCCGGTGAAAGTGGTGGAATTACACAACATATTGGTGCATATGGTGTAACTCTTGAGAATGGAGAGCGTATTGCTTTCTTAGATACACCTGGTCACGAAGCGTTTACCGCTATGCGTGCAAGGGGTGCTCAAGTTACAGATATTGCAATTATTGTAATTGCGGCAGATGATGATATTATGCCACAAACGAAAGAAGCAATTAGCCATGCACAAGCTGCTGGTGTGCCAATCGTTTTTGCAATAAACAAAGTAGATAAGTCTACTGCTAACCCAGATAAGATTAAAGAAGGTTTAGCACAAATGAACTTACTGGTAGAAGATTGGGGTGGTAAAATACAATCACATGATATTTCTGCTAAAACTGGTTTAGGTGTTAAAGAATTATTGGAGAAAGTTTTACTTGAAGCAGAATTGTTAGAGTTAAAAGCAAATCCAGATAAGCATGCTACAGGTACTGTGGTAGAAGCTTTCTTAGATAAAGGTAAAGGTTATGTGTCTACTGTATTAGTTCAGTCGGGTACACTTAAAATAGGTGATTA
This genomic interval carries:
- the infB gene encoding translation initiation factor IF-2 codes for the protein MADNAKIRLNKVLRELNISLDRAVDFLNGKGHDVEARPTTKISDDVYQVLLDEFQTDKSKKVASKEVGEEKRKEKEAIRVRLEKEQEDRRLSRERRNAESEEKALVGKVELSGPKMVGKIDLNPKKKVKEEPVKATPKAEEKVAPKVEEKAAPKVEVKETRKVVLQGPKIVSQPIKKPEVKKEEPKVEAPKAAAPKVEETKKPEVKKEVAKVEPVAEVAPEPEAPKTIETQYQKLSGPKIAGEKIDLSKFEKPKKKKEDKKPAAGAVDRKKRRRRIVTKNPSGPGQSRNTGNTGDRNKGRGRFAPVAKVEPTEEDVQKQVRETLEKLQGKSKKGKGAKYRRSKRDQHREQTEKDLEQQELENKVLKVTEFVTATEVATMMGVSTTEIISACMSLGLMVTMNQRLDAETLSIVADEFGYEVDFVTADIEESIVEEVDAPEDLKSRAPIVTVMGHVDHGKTSLLDYIRKENVIAGESGGITQHIGAYGVTLENGERIAFLDTPGHEAFTAMRARGAQVTDIAIIVIAADDDIMPQTKEAISHAQAAGVPIVFAINKVDKSTANPDKIKEGLAQMNLLVEDWGGKIQSHDISAKTGLGVKELLEKVLLEAELLELKANPDKHATGTVVEAFLDKGKGYVSTVLVQSGTLKIGDYVLAGTTSGKIKAMQDERGHTVKEAGPSTPISILGLDGASQAGDKFYVLEDEREAKQIASRRSQLQREQSVRTQRHITLDEIGRRIALGDFKELNIILKGDVDGSVEALTDSFQKLSTDEIQVNIIHKAVGPITESDVLLASASDAVIIGFNVRPMGNAKAIAEKEEIDIRMYSIIYAAINDLKDAMEGMLSPEMKEEISGTAEIRETFKISKIGTIAGCMVTTGKIFRNSNIRLIRDSVVIYTGTLTSLKRFKDDVREVAKGYDCGLQIKNYNDINEGDIVEAFQEVAVKKKLKSK